One Seriola aureovittata isolate HTS-2021-v1 ecotype China chromosome 3, ASM2101889v1, whole genome shotgun sequence genomic window, TCACTCCAAATATGTTTGTAGgtgtttttgaaacatttctcaaCTATCAGGTTTCTGATCACACCCTTTCCCTGTGACTGACAGACCAGCTTAActtgtgtgtttaatttctATGACACATCAAACAAAGCTAAGAGACAGGAGCTGAGTGACTCATACAACTCTGCTGAGCACTGTGAAACTATTGCAACATGATACAccactttctttccttttttactGATGTTTGTATTGATAATAAATTAGGCTACGTGAGCATTTTGAATGTTGGTGGCAGTGCTACCCTGTAGATTTACTTCACCCAAACCTAGGAACcctatttatttaaaaagtgatgGCTGGTGGTTTTCAAAACCTGAAAATATTAGTGACGGTGATGAGACTTTGCTTTTGCTGAGACAATTAGTTaatagacagaaaattaatcttgttttttttccccaggcAGAAATGACACAAATTCCTGTTTCCCCCATGAAGATttgcagtgtttctgttttacatcaaTGTAACCTGAGTGTAGTTGGATTTTGGACAGTTTTAAAGACGTCATTTGGgatacatttttcaatattcTCAAAAGACATTTCAAAGCAACTAAATGGAATTCAACCATCATGAATTtgatttacacctgtgcttttcttacaGCAGCATGTCAAACTATCAGGGTAGAAGGTCTAAAGTACTGTCAGCACattaacagattaaaaaaaaaaaaaaaaaagtttaagcACTAATCATTACTTTTCTGCTACTTAAAGAAAACTATTGTCGTTGGAAAAAGAACATTACACATATCACTTGGGTACTGATAGATATTTATTAGAAAAAAGAGCAATGCATTTTTACAAGCCAAACACCTGCGCTAAGAGACTGAGCTACTTGAGACATTATCAAGTTTTATCCAGCATTAAATAACAAAAGCCACGATCGGCAAGCAAAGGAGAAGAAAACTatatacacattaaaaaaaaaaaaagaaaacagtgttaCATCAAGAATTCATGAGGCCCCTTTCTGGACTTGAAGCTGTTAAGAGGAAGATCAAAATGGGGTGAGACTGGATTAAAAAGGAGTGGGTGGGTAACAAGGTTGAAGTGGTTTCTCACTTTACTGATACAGGAGTTATTTTCTTGAAGCTGGGCTGGGATCGAGCTATTGTCTGATGCTGGGAGTGTGAGGGAAATCTCTCGTCAATGGGTTTGAAAGTCTACAACACTACCGGGAGCTATGGTGACTTGTGTTTTGCATGCCTAATCTACAAAGACAAATATACACCCTGCCTGTACAAGTACTGCTAGTGAGGCAGGGAGTACACATGGGGATCTAACAGGGGACTGAGAGACAAGCATGTACAGATGCTTCACCTGACTACCTCCCAGCCCCCTGCTCTAAACTAATAATCTCAACTTTCAGAGGCTCTTCACTTTTCCTTCAGCTATTCCCTTCTCTCTGTTCAATGCTGCGTTTCATACATCCACCCTCACATGCCATTTGCCTAATAATCTCTTAAAACATACAATTCTAACACTAGAACACATTTCTTTGCGATAGCATGTGAGCACTGGAGCAAGAAACACAACCCCATCACTACTCTGCAACAGCGAGACTGTACCACATAAGCATCCTGGTGTTTAAGCCACCGAGCTGGTCTTGCCGCGGCGGTGCTTACGAACTTCCTCCATCAGGTCCTTGAGATACTGGATCTCTCGGCTGATGGACTCTGCCTTCTCTGCCAACTCattgttcttcttctccagctctTCGCACTCTGAgttcagcagctcctgctcGACCCTCTTCTTCTGTCGGTAGCGAGTGGCTGCCGTCTTGTTCTGCTCCATCTTCTTCAGTTTCTTCTCCACCACTTTAGGAGCACCAGACACCGATTTGACCCTGGGGACCTTGGCCGAGGGGGAGGAAGCGGTAGAGGGCTCCGGCTTGGAGTAGGGTTTGGTCCTGGAGGAACCAGCTGTatgggagggggtgggaggaggagatgggaggCGAGCTGGTGAGCCAGCAACTGACTCGATTCCAGAGTCGTCTTCGCAGTCGCTTGATCGAGGAGAGGTTTTAATGGACGGGTCCGCAAGAGATACGAGGGAAGGCTCGTCTTTGTTGGCGAGCACCACTACAATGTGAGATGTGGGAATGGACAGCACGATGGGGGTAGTTGTCTGAATGTTTCCACTGGGTTCTgggatgatggtggtggtggtgttggtgagAGATGCAGCCGTTTTCTCTGCATCCAGCACATCCACTTCACTTCCTAGCTCCAATGTGTAGGCttgaggagaggggggagacagaGCGGGAGCTGGGGAGGGAGGCTCAGACTTCATATCAACCTCCTGATCAGGAACCATCTCTGTCTTCTTGGCCTCAGCTGTCCCAGGAGGAGGGAGAtccagagggagggaggggataCCGGCCAGTGACAGGCCCAGCTCCAGGCTGTCAGGTGAGGTGGGGATGGTTGTGTCGAAGGACTCTAGATCCAGATCCATGTGGGAGTCGAGCGAGGCCAGGAGATCCTCGGGGGAGCTGGGAGAATCTTCAGATGAGCAGGAGCCAATGAGGGAATCCAAGTCAAATTCACTCAGGTCAATTTTCTCTGACATCCAATCCATGCCTGTGAAGGCATCACCTGCTGACAAAGGATTTacttattaatatttcatcaacaTCACAATGAAATAGCAACTGggatacaaatacaaacaataactTCAGGTGCTTTATGGTAATCAGATTGCcagtaaatacaaaaacatgtttttaacatCATACTCAGTGtctttataatatttattgaaTAATGACCCCAAGCACAACTTAATCTTTCCAAATCCTACCCTGTATTAGTAAGGTTTGTGACGCATAAACACTTGATAATACATTCAGTAAGGGAGGAACTTGATTCTTTCAACTGATGCCAAGACCTGCAATGAATTCTATACACATGAATGAGGATAGTCATTGTGAAAAAATGCTCAAATACACACTTAGAGCCACACCTGGGCTGCAAACCAATAAATGTTCATCACTGGCCACCACACCTACCACTTACTGACTCACGTGTTTAATTTTGGTGCTGGATGTGTGTAGAGTGTCTTAACAAAGACTTTGCACATTTTGGTTTGCATGTTCACTAACACTTTAGTCCTAAATGTTTTGGGCAACTTCCATTTTTACTGTAGAAATGTAATGTGGAATTGTGTTGTGACCCAGTACCACAGAATTGTAGCATCTAGGACACGCTGCCTGCAGGGCAGCCGTAAATGCTTTACTGACACAAAACCGCCCATATGAAACATTTACTGGGAGCCTTAGAGCAGTTAACATTCCCTCCAACAATCACCTCTAACTGTGGAAACATTTCTAGCCCTCAATTTCTTTCATTGAACAACTGATTGATGCCAAGAATGTGCTTCTTACTTCACCTGCTATTTTAGTTAGTCACTTTTCTTTCAGTCACCAATTTCccttcttcatcttttcataGATTTTTTAATTCAACTCAACTGTGCTTCCAATCTTTTGTTCCTTTTTGAGACATTTGTTAAGAATTATCTTCTTCATATATGtgagaaattaaaatttaaagtcACTCTCACCTTTGCCATCATCTGCTCCAATGTGGGCATGGAGCAAATCGCTGGCACCCAGCCAGGGGAGGGACAGCGAGTCCGCTCCAGCCTTGGTTCCCAGAAACAAGGAGGGAtgtgtgggaggaggagagggaggtggggaAGCAGAAGAGAGTGGGGAGGATGACAAGGTCTGAAAGGGAGACAGGGAGGATACGTAGGAAGATAAAGAGAGGGGGGGCGAAGCTGGCGCCTTCCCCTctagagaggaggagggagaaagagcttcttcttcatcttggTCCAGAAGGGGCCCCATGGGGTCAGCCATCAGAAACGAGGGCCCTGTGGACAAGGACTTCCTCAATAAGTATCTAACTTTatgcacaaaatacacaattattCTATTTATGCAAGACTGATTAACCAAAAGCGTTTTTCAGATCACATCCCTGCTAAGTATAGGCATCTAAAGCCATACTTAAAGTCCATGAAGCCAAACTTTGCAGTTGTTTATTCATACTGTGCATTCCCTGTATTGACTAATATTTGTGGTAGTGCTTTGGAAACATCTGTCATCACAACACCAACCTAAGTACAGGGCCTCCACGTCCCCCAAGGCCAGCTGGGAAAgtgtcatggctgctgctggtcAGTGGTAGCCGTGAACgggtgaataaaaacaaaggcGAGTCCGATGACGTTAGCAAGTCGAGGGGTTCGGTACTGCTGTCGACGGCAGCAAAGCTGAGGGTGGTTGCCGAGAGAGACCTGGATGAAGGAGATAACAGACATGCAAACAATGTCATGGGGAGAGAATGAGGAATCAACTCAGTTTGAGTGTTACTTTATTAAGAGGTTAAATATTGGTGGAAACATTTTGGGAGCTGAATGTCCACAGctaaaaaggaaaacaccacaacaaacaAGCTTTAATCACAAATAAAGAGCTGGGACCAAAGTACTATTATGCCACGTGGTTCACAACACTGAGTGGGTCAACCTTATGTGTGCATGAAAGATCCCCATAGTGTATATACACATTTcttgaaacaacaacacaattcCAGATTATAACAACCCTCATGCAAACAGTACAACTTTCTTGTTGGTGTGCGCTTGCGCTGTGAAGACTTTCTACTCCTCTCATATGGGGGAGGGGAGGCTAATTTTGGCTAATCCGTTCCACTGAAGTGTCACAGCGCCGTTGATGGTTAACACCCGCCCTCCACCGGGGGATAACATTTCCTAATTTGGTCATGCTTTGGTTCGTAACTCCGCCCTCCTCAGAGGAGATGTGGGAGGGCAACCGCCATTTTCACAACAGAGCCATCTGTCCCAGGGCTGAGTGGGAAGGACGGTGCGCGCCATTTTGGACACGCCACGTTGTCAAGAGTttaatatacacaaacacaaccaatGTTGAAAGACATTTAACAGCCTGACTGTTGTTGTGAAATACACGTTAACTTTAACCGAGCTGCCTACAAAACGTTTCTCTCACAACTGTAACAGCCGTTGATAGGCCTcgatgatttaaaaacaaaaacggCTCACAACACAGGCTGTTGGCCGGCTGGGACTACCTCAGCTGACACTGTAATTCGACACTGACACACCAACTGTAAACCCTCATCTCGGGATCGACTTATAGATTCGCCCATTGTTTTCAAGAATAAACCATTTTGAGCGCGCCTAACCGTTACTCAACAGGTATGTTAACTTCATCAAGACTAGCCGGTCGAGCTTATATTTACGCCGACAGAAACCAGACATGAACGGGTATGGA contains:
- the atf4a gene encoding cyclic AMP-dependent transcription factor ATF-4 isoform X2 gives rise to the protein MTLSQLALGDVEALYLGPSFLMADPMGPLLDQDEEEALSPSSSLEGKAPASPPLSLSSYVSSLSPFQTLSSSPLSSASPPPSPPPTHPSLFLGTKAGADSLSLPWLGASDLLHAHIGADDGKGDAFTGMDWMSEKIDLSEFDLDSLIGSCSSEDSPSSPEDLLASLDSHMDLDLESFDTTIPTSPDSLELGLSLAGIPSLPLDLPPPGTAEAKKTEMVPDQEVDMKSEPPSPAPALSPPSPQAYTLELGSEVDVLDAEKTAASLTNTTTTIIPEPSGNIQTTTPIVLSIPTSHIVVVLANKDEPSLVSLADPSIKTSPRSSDCEDDSGIESVAGSPARLPSPPPTPSHTAGSSRTKPYSKPEPSTASSPSAKVPRVKSVSGAPKVVEKKLKKMEQNKTAATRYRQKKRVEQELLNSECEELEKKNNELAEKAESISREIQYLKDLMEEVRKHRRGKTSSVA
- the atf4a gene encoding cyclic AMP-dependent transcription factor ATF-4 isoform X1, translated to MTLSQLALGDVEALYLGPSFLMADPMGPLLDQDEEEALSPSSSLEGKAPASPPLSLSSYVSSLSPFQTLSSSPLSSASPPPSPPPTHPSLFLGTKAGADSLSLPWLGASDLLHAHIGADDGKAGDAFTGMDWMSEKIDLSEFDLDSLIGSCSSEDSPSSPEDLLASLDSHMDLDLESFDTTIPTSPDSLELGLSLAGIPSLPLDLPPPGTAEAKKTEMVPDQEVDMKSEPPSPAPALSPPSPQAYTLELGSEVDVLDAEKTAASLTNTTTTIIPEPSGNIQTTTPIVLSIPTSHIVVVLANKDEPSLVSLADPSIKTSPRSSDCEDDSGIESVAGSPARLPSPPPTPSHTAGSSRTKPYSKPEPSTASSPSAKVPRVKSVSGAPKVVEKKLKKMEQNKTAATRYRQKKRVEQELLNSECEELEKKNNELAEKAESISREIQYLKDLMEEVRKHRRGKTSSVA